A DNA window from Phragmites australis chromosome 11, lpPhrAust1.1, whole genome shotgun sequence contains the following coding sequences:
- the LOC133884965 gene encoding transcription factor FAMA-like isoform X2 → MHACVRRDLIMDKEGKSHSHLDSFAPLDGAPEEQPGGGAEMVDYMLGHAPPPNGPQSQVSLDKLSFSDVLQFADFGPRLALNQPAASDGREDVDDCDDDDDDDSYFFRFQSLPSLPTAPPRGDGQNHPEQEGSKTADEGGAHDVGGGVSESTTLVQQADGGGRSEKGGDQGKSGRRKRPRTVKTTEEVESQRMTHIAVERNRRRQMNEYLRILRSLMPGSYVQRGDQASIIGGAIEFIRELEQLIQCLESQKRRRLYGGSGDAPAPRPVVDSAGAGVPTSTQQQAPPPFFPPSLPFPAPSAGAAAKVLDLDAGGGGLREEVAENKSCLADIEVRALGADAMIKILSRRRPGQLIKTIAALEDMQMSILHTNITTIEQTVLYSFNVKIVGEARYSAEDIAGAVHQILSFIDVNYTL, encoded by the exons atgcatgcatgtgtccgCCGTGATCTGATCATGGACAAAGAG GGGAAGAGTCACAGTCACCTGGACAGCTTTGCGCCGCTCGACGGCGCGCCGGAGGAGCAGCCCGGCGGTGGCGCCGAGATGGTCGACTACATGCTGGGCCATGCGCCGCCGCCAAACGGGCCGCAGAGCCAGGTGTCCTTAGACAAGCTCAGCTTCTCCGACGTCCTGCAGTTCGCCGACTTCGGCCCCAGGCTCGCGCTCAACCAGCCCGCCGCGTCCGACGGCCGCGAGGACGTCGACGACtgcgatgacgacgacgacgacgacagctACTTCTTCAGGTTCCAGTCCCTGCCGTCCCTCCCTACCGCTCCTCCCCGCGGCGACGGCCAGAATCACCCGGAACAGGAGGGCAGCAAGACGGCCGACGAGGGGGGCGCGCAcgacgtcggcggcggcgtctCCGAGAGCACGACGCTGGTGCAGCAggccgacggcggcgggcgCTCTGAGAAGGGCGGGGACCAGGGGAAGAGCGGGCGGCGGAAGCGGCCGCGGACGGTGAAGACGACCGAGGAGGTGGAGAGCCAGCGGATGACTCACATCGCCGTGGAGCGCAACCGGCGGCGACAGATGAACGAGTACCTCAGGATCCTCAGGTCCCTCATGCCAGGATCCTACGTCCAGAGG GGAGACCAAGCATCCATCATAGGAGGCGCCATCGAGTTCATCAGGGAGTTAGAGCAATTGATCCAGTGCCTCGAGTCGCAGAAGCGGCGCCGCCTGTACGGCGGCTCTGGCGACGCGCCGGCGCCACGCCCAGTGGTGGACTCTGCCGGAGCCGGCGTGCCAACGTCCACTCAGCAGCAGGCGCCACCGCCGTTCTTTCCACCAAGCCTCCCATTTCCGGCGCCGTCGGCCGGCGCCGCAGCCAAGGTCCTGGACCTCGACGCGGGCGGCGGAGGGCtccgggaggaggtggccgagaACAAGTCGTGCCTGGCGGACATCGAGGTGAGGGCGCTGGGCGCGGACGCCATGATCAAGATCCTGTCCCGCCGCCGGCCCGGGCAGCTGATCAAGACCATCGCGGCACTCGAGGACATGCAGATGTCCATCCTGCACACCAACATCACCACCATCGAGCAGACCGTCCTCTACTCCTTCAACGTCAAG ATCGTCGGCGAGGCAAGATACTCGGCAGAGGACATCGCTGGAGCCGTCCACCAGATCCTCAGCTTCATCGACGTCAACTACACCCTGTGA
- the LOC133884965 gene encoding transcription factor FAMA-like isoform X1, protein MHACVRRDLIMDKEQGKSHSHLDSFAPLDGAPEEQPGGGAEMVDYMLGHAPPPNGPQSQVSLDKLSFSDVLQFADFGPRLALNQPAASDGREDVDDCDDDDDDDSYFFRFQSLPSLPTAPPRGDGQNHPEQEGSKTADEGGAHDVGGGVSESTTLVQQADGGGRSEKGGDQGKSGRRKRPRTVKTTEEVESQRMTHIAVERNRRRQMNEYLRILRSLMPGSYVQRGDQASIIGGAIEFIRELEQLIQCLESQKRRRLYGGSGDAPAPRPVVDSAGAGVPTSTQQQAPPPFFPPSLPFPAPSAGAAAKVLDLDAGGGGLREEVAENKSCLADIEVRALGADAMIKILSRRRPGQLIKTIAALEDMQMSILHTNITTIEQTVLYSFNVKIVGEARYSAEDIAGAVHQILSFIDVNYTL, encoded by the exons atgcatgcatgtgtccgCCGTGATCTGATCATGGACAAAGAG CAGGGGAAGAGTCACAGTCACCTGGACAGCTTTGCGCCGCTCGACGGCGCGCCGGAGGAGCAGCCCGGCGGTGGCGCCGAGATGGTCGACTACATGCTGGGCCATGCGCCGCCGCCAAACGGGCCGCAGAGCCAGGTGTCCTTAGACAAGCTCAGCTTCTCCGACGTCCTGCAGTTCGCCGACTTCGGCCCCAGGCTCGCGCTCAACCAGCCCGCCGCGTCCGACGGCCGCGAGGACGTCGACGACtgcgatgacgacgacgacgacgacagctACTTCTTCAGGTTCCAGTCCCTGCCGTCCCTCCCTACCGCTCCTCCCCGCGGCGACGGCCAGAATCACCCGGAACAGGAGGGCAGCAAGACGGCCGACGAGGGGGGCGCGCAcgacgtcggcggcggcgtctCCGAGAGCACGACGCTGGTGCAGCAggccgacggcggcgggcgCTCTGAGAAGGGCGGGGACCAGGGGAAGAGCGGGCGGCGGAAGCGGCCGCGGACGGTGAAGACGACCGAGGAGGTGGAGAGCCAGCGGATGACTCACATCGCCGTGGAGCGCAACCGGCGGCGACAGATGAACGAGTACCTCAGGATCCTCAGGTCCCTCATGCCAGGATCCTACGTCCAGAGG GGAGACCAAGCATCCATCATAGGAGGCGCCATCGAGTTCATCAGGGAGTTAGAGCAATTGATCCAGTGCCTCGAGTCGCAGAAGCGGCGCCGCCTGTACGGCGGCTCTGGCGACGCGCCGGCGCCACGCCCAGTGGTGGACTCTGCCGGAGCCGGCGTGCCAACGTCCACTCAGCAGCAGGCGCCACCGCCGTTCTTTCCACCAAGCCTCCCATTTCCGGCGCCGTCGGCCGGCGCCGCAGCCAAGGTCCTGGACCTCGACGCGGGCGGCGGAGGGCtccgggaggaggtggccgagaACAAGTCGTGCCTGGCGGACATCGAGGTGAGGGCGCTGGGCGCGGACGCCATGATCAAGATCCTGTCCCGCCGCCGGCCCGGGCAGCTGATCAAGACCATCGCGGCACTCGAGGACATGCAGATGTCCATCCTGCACACCAACATCACCACCATCGAGCAGACCGTCCTCTACTCCTTCAACGTCAAG ATCGTCGGCGAGGCAAGATACTCGGCAGAGGACATCGCTGGAGCCGTCCACCAGATCCTCAGCTTCATCGACGTCAACTACACCCTGTGA